The Carnobacterium sp. 17-4 genome has a window encoding:
- a CDS encoding chloramphenicol acetyltransferase: MITNKKRLTQEPTIDPTAKMKNVTFGIFNEIGELNSIENSHFDDYSYTGQFCFVQNAQIGKFANIAAAVRIGPTDHPYERASLHHFTYRPEMYGFAESAEQSFLERRADRITTIGHDTWIGHGTIIMPEVTIGNGAIIGAGAIVTKDIPPYAIAVGVPAKVVKYRFEPEIINALEHIQWWDWTPEAIKERFEDFREPIVDFVEKYKK, from the coding sequence ATGATTACCAACAAAAAAAGATTGACCCAAGAACCAACAATTGATCCTACAGCAAAAATGAAAAATGTTACATTTGGCATCTTTAATGAAATTGGAGAGCTAAATTCCATCGAAAATAGTCATTTCGACGACTATTCTTATACTGGTCAGTTTTGTTTCGTTCAAAATGCTCAAATTGGAAAGTTTGCGAATATTGCTGCAGCTGTCCGTATTGGACCAACTGATCATCCTTATGAACGTGCTTCATTGCATCACTTTACTTACCGGCCTGAAATGTATGGTTTTGCAGAAAGTGCTGAACAATCTTTTTTAGAACGCCGAGCTGACCGTATTACGACAATTGGACATGACACTTGGATCGGTCACGGCACGATCATTATGCCAGAAGTTACGATTGGCAACGGGGCAATCATTGGAGCTGGAGCGATTGTAACAAAAGACATTCCTCCTTATGCAATTGCTGTTGGCGTTCCTGCAAAAGTGGTGAAATACCGTTTTGAACCAGAAATAATCAACGCACTTGAACATATTCAGTGGTGGGATTGGACACCGGAAGCGATCAAAGAACGGTTTGAGGATTTTAGAGAACCAATTGTAGATTTTGTGGAAAAATACAAAAAGTAG
- the phnL gene encoding phosphonate C-P lyase system protein PhnL, producing the protein MTNKIIEIHQLEKTFTTHHLDKTMTAVEGISFSLEKGGFVGVVGKSGSGKSTIIKCIYRTYLPQNGQIFYDSESFGKIDLASASEREIIQLRKNEIGYVSQFLSVMPRTTTLELVEQSLLETGVDQATATKRAKEALQHFDIAEELWDSYPVTFSGGEKLRLNIARATVKNPRLLLLDEPTASLDNESKQKVREVIQKLKNEGTTMIGIFHDLEFMDGLCDYTYHMQDRRMEMN; encoded by the coding sequence ATGACCAATAAAATCATTGAAATACACCAATTGGAGAAAACCTTTACGACACATCATCTAGATAAGACGATGACTGCTGTTGAAGGAATCTCTTTCAGCCTGGAAAAAGGAGGTTTTGTAGGAGTTGTCGGTAAGAGTGGAAGTGGTAAGTCAACTATCATCAAATGCATTTATAGAACGTATCTACCTCAAAACGGACAGATCTTTTATGATTCAGAATCTTTCGGGAAAATTGATTTAGCATCAGCGTCAGAACGTGAAATTATCCAATTGCGTAAAAATGAAATTGGCTATGTTTCTCAATTTTTAAGTGTTATGCCGCGAACGACTACATTGGAATTAGTCGAGCAGAGTCTCTTAGAAACAGGAGTGGACCAAGCGACAGCAACAAAACGTGCAAAAGAAGCACTGCAGCATTTTGATATCGCTGAAGAACTCTGGGACAGTTATCCAGTCACATTTTCTGGTGGTGAAAAATTACGGTTGAACATCGCTCGAGCAACAGTGAAAAATCCACGTTTACTGCTTTTGGATGAACCAACTGCCAGTCTTGATAACGAATCAAAGCAAAAAGTTCGTGAAGTTATCCAAAAATTGAAAAATGAAGGTACGACTATGATCGGTATTTTTCACGATTTAGAATTCATGGATGGTTTGTGTGATTACACTTACCACATGCAAGACCGGAGAATGGAGATGAACTAA
- a CDS encoding PHP domain-containing protein translates to MKADLHVHSEFSDGYDSIETVLDLAQQNGIEMISFVDHDTTATYPAAKEAGEKRGITVVPGIEISSYDFKRSRKVHILGYNYRYPTHHINELCNELLERRNNHSWLQLETLIDNGYEVHTSKLKKSKDDFSTLYKQHIMESLTNEAYESAEYKTLYQKLFKRDGICAGDIEYIDAILAVRAIKADGGFPVLAHPGQLDSYDIVPKLVENGLAGIEIYHPDHTEEDHKKVREIAKEFNLFLTGGSDYHGNYWIPITVGQCLTPERSLLHLK, encoded by the coding sequence ATGAAAGCAGACTTACATGTTCATAGTGAATTTTCGGATGGTTATGACAGTATTGAAACAGTTTTAGATTTAGCGCAACAAAATGGCATTGAGATGATTAGTTTTGTTGATCATGATACAACGGCTACTTACCCTGCAGCGAAAGAAGCTGGAGAAAAGCGTGGAATAACCGTTGTTCCAGGTATTGAAATATCCTCTTATGATTTCAAACGTAGTCGAAAAGTGCATATTCTAGGGTATAACTATCGGTACCCCACGCATCATATCAATGAATTATGCAATGAATTATTAGAAAGAAGAAACAATCATTCTTGGCTACAATTAGAGACTCTTATTGACAATGGCTATGAGGTTCATACCAGCAAGCTGAAAAAATCAAAGGATGATTTTTCGACACTTTACAAGCAGCATATTATGGAATCATTGACTAATGAGGCATATGAATCAGCTGAATATAAAACACTCTACCAAAAGCTTTTTAAAAGAGACGGCATCTGTGCAGGAGATATTGAATATATTGATGCTATCTTGGCTGTCCGTGCGATCAAGGCAGATGGCGGATTCCCGGTTCTTGCGCACCCGGGACAACTTGATTCATATGATATTGTGCCTAAACTGGTTGAAAATGGCTTGGCAGGAATTGAAATTTATCATCCAGACCATACTGAAGAAGATCACAAAAAAGTGCGCGAAATAGCTAAAGAATTCAACTTGTTTTTGACCGGAGGATCCGATTACCATGGGAACTATTGGATTCCAATAACTGTCGGACAATGTTTAACACCAGAAAGAAGTCTTCTTCATTTAAAGTAA
- a CDS encoding PhnD/SsuA/transferrin family substrate-binding protein — translation MKNVFSKFAVLSMSALVLAACGNSGSATTDSGTASTEDYSDKLTMVWYPNESGSDMEKSREVIGNYIEEATGKEVEHQLTTDYAIAIEAIASGQANLAFMGAQGYVEANEKNENVLPLVVPSGESGTLEDAIYYSWINVKKGNEDQYSDGNGGYSIENIKDKRFSFVSNSSTSGFVVPTSGIVEAFPDENLTQEALMEGGEDKFFSEVLFGGSHQGSAVNLISDRADVAAFCDTCVANYVEPVEGEQNEVGTTYAVREDAADPFSGLAGQKFVSIAVTPVLNAPMVINNDVTSPEDQAALKEIFTSEEMNNDSGIWKDPESEDSALFEKEGDSQFIPAEDAWFDPIRELSEN, via the coding sequence ATGAAAAACGTATTTTCAAAATTCGCAGTATTATCAATGAGTGCATTAGTATTAGCAGCATGTGGAAACAGTGGTTCAGCGACAACAGATTCAGGAACAGCATCAACTGAAGACTACTCAGACAAACTCACGATGGTATGGTACCCAAATGAATCAGGAAGCGATATGGAAAAATCCCGTGAAGTGATCGGCAATTACATTGAAGAAGCAACAGGCAAAGAAGTGGAGCATCAATTGACAACGGATTATGCTATTGCAATTGAAGCTATCGCAAGTGGACAAGCGAACTTAGCCTTTATGGGAGCTCAAGGTTACGTAGAAGCTAACGAAAAAAATGAAAATGTTCTTCCACTAGTTGTTCCATCTGGTGAATCTGGAACATTAGAAGATGCTATTTATTACAGCTGGATCAACGTTAAAAAAGGCAACGAAGATCAATACAGTGATGGCAATGGAGGCTATTCCATTGAAAACATTAAAGACAAACGTTTCTCATTTGTCTCAAATTCATCGACATCTGGATTTGTTGTGCCAACGTCGGGTATCGTTGAAGCTTTCCCAGATGAAAATCTGACACAAGAAGCTTTAATGGAAGGTGGAGAAGATAAGTTTTTCAGCGAAGTTCTATTTGGAGGATCTCACCAAGGTTCAGCTGTTAATTTAATAAGTGACCGCGCAGATGTTGCAGCATTCTGTGACACTTGTGTAGCGAATTATGTAGAACCGGTTGAAGGAGAACAAAATGAAGTTGGAACAACGTATGCAGTAAGAGAAGATGCAGCAGATCCATTTAGTGGATTAGCAGGCCAAAAATTTGTCTCAATTGCTGTTACACCTGTTTTGAACGCTCCAATGGTAATCAACAATGATGTAACTTCACCAGAAGATCAAGCTGCATTGAAAGAAATCTTCACAAGTGAAGAAATGAATAATGATTCCGGAATCTGGAAAGATCCAGAATCTGAAGATAGTGCTTTGTTTGAAAAAGAAGGAGACTCACAATTCATCCCTGCAGAAGATGCTTGGTTTGATCCAATCCGCGAATTATCAGAAAACTAA
- the phnC gene encoding phosphonate ABC transporter ATP-binding protein, translating to MTLLELTDVSKEYVKGKKALSDVDFSVEKGEFISIIGKSGAGKSTLLRCINRMIEPSDGMIKFDGVDTEKLNKKKLRELRRQIGMIFQHYNLVNRLSVLDNTSHGRLGYTGTLKGMFGIFTNEDKEKAITILDKLGLEDQIHQRCDQLSGGQKQRVGIARALIQNPKMILCDEPIASLDPSSSRVIMEYLKNINETMGITVICNLHQVDVAMAYSKRIIGMSNGEVVFDGTPDQLTHEKVHEIYGSEAGELITDISV from the coding sequence ATGACCTTGCTAGAATTGACTGATGTATCTAAAGAGTATGTAAAAGGCAAGAAAGCATTGTCTGACGTCGACTTCTCAGTTGAAAAGGGAGAATTTATTTCAATCATTGGGAAATCTGGCGCTGGGAAATCAACTCTCCTTCGCTGTATCAACCGTATGATTGAACCGTCCGATGGCATGATCAAGTTCGATGGTGTCGATACTGAAAAATTGAACAAAAAAAAATTGCGTGAATTAAGAAGACAAATAGGGATGATCTTTCAGCATTACAACTTAGTGAATCGATTAAGCGTTTTAGATAATACAAGTCATGGACGACTTGGTTATACTGGTACGTTAAAAGGAATGTTTGGCATTTTTACAAATGAAGACAAAGAAAAAGCCATAACCATCTTAGATAAACTGGGACTTGAAGATCAAATTCATCAGCGCTGTGATCAACTGTCCGGTGGGCAAAAACAGCGGGTCGGTATTGCTCGCGCCTTGATTCAAAATCCTAAAATGATCCTGTGTGATGAACCAATTGCTTCACTAGATCCAAGTTCTTCACGTGTTATCATGGAATATTTAAAAAATATCAATGAGACAATGGGAATCACCGTTATTTGTAATCTTCACCAAGTAGATGTTGCGATGGCTTATTCAAAACGGATCATCGGTATGAGTAATGGCGAAGTTGTCTTCGATGGAACACCGGATCAATTAACACATGAAAAAGTTCACGAGATTTACGGTAGTGAAGCAGGAGAACTTATCACAGACATATCTGTTTAA
- the phnE gene encoding phosphonate ABC transporter, permease protein PhnE, which translates to MELTTKRPQPRGWKTTITFLILLLLAVGATILLEFNYSEALFAFPNAAMWIIQNFYPNAEAWLKLPNIVEKLVETVLMAIASATTASFFAYIFALFGAEATKFNSFLSWASKLFASFFRNVPDIVWSMIFLFSFGMSIMTGFLALFFVTFGMMNRAFIETIDETSSESVEALTATGANWWQIVGQAIFPNSISGVISWVLYSIENNIRSATLIGMLTGSGIGHIFNLYYKNLDYHSCSLVVLCIMVVVLVLEGISNRVRRSIL; encoded by the coding sequence ATGGAATTAACAACAAAAAGACCACAACCACGAGGATGGAAAACAACTATTACTTTCTTGATCCTTTTACTATTGGCTGTTGGTGCGACTATCCTGCTGGAATTCAATTATAGTGAAGCATTATTCGCCTTTCCCAATGCGGCAATGTGGATCATTCAAAATTTCTATCCAAATGCTGAGGCTTGGCTGAAGTTACCCAATATTGTAGAGAAATTAGTTGAGACTGTTTTGATGGCCATTGCTTCTGCTACAACAGCTAGTTTCTTTGCCTATATTTTCGCACTTTTCGGGGCTGAAGCGACGAAATTCAACTCTTTTCTTTCTTGGGCATCTAAGTTATTTGCCTCTTTTTTCCGAAACGTACCAGATATCGTTTGGTCGATGATTTTTCTCTTCTCATTTGGTATGAGCATTATGACCGGATTTTTAGCTTTGTTTTTTGTAACATTTGGAATGATGAATCGTGCTTTTATTGAAACAATTGATGAAACATCCAGTGAATCTGTTGAAGCATTGACCGCAACTGGTGCAAACTGGTGGCAGATCGTCGGACAAGCCATCTTTCCCAATAGCATTTCTGGGGTTATTTCCTGGGTACTGTACAGTATTGAAAATAATATTCGTAGTGCAACCTTGATTGGTATGCTTACAGGATCAGGAATTGGACACATCTTCAATCTCTATTATAAGAATCTTGATTATCATTCGTGTAGCTTGGTCGTCTTATGCATCATGGTAGTCGTACTGGTATTGGAAGGTATTTCCAATAGAGTAAGGAGGTCTATTCTATGA
- a CDS encoding PhnE/PtxC family ABC transporter permease → MSERELPLTLKDIEEKRKAKSKDSSTQKVQNQMHPMRNVWIVLILLVLTSIYAFMSFDYGNINWSEAIATTFANLKIIFLEADLTTITLGEALIQVLITFAIAFLTTLFSAIVSFFLGLFAAKNLGGGKTSTIIKTFVALIRSIPTVMWVLIFAIVAGLGSVAAVIGISFHSLGYLTKMFSETFEDMDEGVTEALKATGASWWQIIFQGVLPSTIRSLSAWTFMRLEINYIIALGMGAAAGAGGIGFNLFMSGNFYYNMHEVGAITFLILITCVLLEAISVKVKRSLVTK, encoded by the coding sequence ATGAGTGAACGAGAGCTGCCACTAACGTTGAAAGATATAGAAGAAAAAAGAAAGGCTAAGTCAAAAGATTCATCTACTCAAAAAGTACAGAACCAAATGCATCCGATGCGCAATGTTTGGATTGTATTAATTTTATTAGTACTCACTAGTATTTACGCATTCATGAGTTTTGACTACGGCAACATCAATTGGAGCGAAGCAATCGCTACGACCTTTGCGAATTTGAAAATCATTTTCTTGGAGGCAGATCTGACAACGATAACTCTTGGTGAAGCATTGATCCAAGTGTTGATCACTTTCGCGATTGCCTTCTTGACTACTTTATTTTCCGCTATTGTGTCGTTTTTCTTAGGATTATTTGCCGCTAAGAATCTTGGTGGGGGGAAAACGTCTACTATTATTAAAACCTTTGTGGCCCTTATTCGGTCCATTCCAACCGTAATGTGGGTTCTTATTTTTGCGATTGTTGCTGGATTAGGAAGTGTCGCAGCAGTAATCGGTATCTCATTCCACTCGTTAGGGTACCTGACAAAAATGTTCTCTGAGACATTTGAAGACATGGATGAAGGTGTCACTGAAGCGTTGAAAGCAACTGGAGCAAGTTGGTGGCAAATTATCTTTCAAGGTGTATTGCCAAGTACGATTCGTTCGTTAAGTGCATGGACATTCATGCGACTTGAGATCAATTACATCATAGCTTTGGGAATGGGAGCAGCTGCTGGAGCCGGAGGAATTGGTTTTAATCTGTTTATGTCTGGTAATTTCTATTACAACATGCATGAAGTAGGAGCAATTACATTCTTGATTCTCATTACTTGTGTCTTGTTGGAAGCTATTTCGGTAAAAGTTAAGAGAAGTTTAGTAACGAAGTAA
- a CDS encoding thioredoxin family protein, protein MKKYMKWLLVFGALLVVSGLTYLSGDSYKSVNNTDDYEEVMEQDTAYIYFGRETCKYCKAFEPLLENAINDTSATVYYYDTDEHNGSEDFQDILDENEVVTVPKLVKLEMGEVVDYVDHTDSQESITTLLTAK, encoded by the coding sequence ATGAAAAAATACATGAAATGGTTGCTTGTATTTGGAGCACTTCTTGTTGTGTCTGGCTTAACTTATTTATCTGGTGATAGTTATAAAAGTGTGAATAATACTGATGACTACGAGGAAGTGATGGAACAAGATACCGCCTATATTTACTTTGGTCGGGAAACGTGTAAGTATTGCAAAGCTTTCGAACCACTTTTGGAAAACGCCATAAATGATACGAGTGCAACCGTTTATTACTATGACACCGATGAACACAATGGATCTGAGGATTTTCAAGACATCTTAGATGAGAATGAAGTTGTGACCGTTCCTAAATTAGTTAAGTTAGAAATGGGTGAAGTAGTCGATTATGTAGATCATACAGATTCTCAAGAATCAATTACAACACTATTGACTGCTAAATAA
- a CDS encoding peptide ABC transporter substrate-binding protein: MKKWTLGISIVLATGLLIGCGTQAEGNNGSDTSATTQTVQETGVGVSAEITTLDTTQATDRNTFTVIEQIFEGLYRFNAEDELELALAAEPAIISEDGLTYTFKLREDAKWSNGTPVTANDFVYAWGKMVNPESLSPNAYLFENIKNGSEIVKGEKELSEFGVSAVSDYELKVELEVPRPNFLSLLAIGWFFPQNEEFVESQGDNYGQDTDAIIYNGPFTLVDWKDGATSWAYERNESYYDKDQIALDRVNVTVVKEVSTGLNLYETGELDVVTLTGDYAKQFENDENLVRKQELALQYLTYNAAENSPLNNEHLRKAIALSIDRKELTENVLEDGSEPLGGLIPQKLLTNPETNEDFRTDNGSFNDYDAEKAKAEWALAQDKLGNIVELELLTNDDATSKKVGTYIQSEVQEHLPGVTVTIRSVPSNVAKTERTSGNYDFSIAGWIAGDLDPTGFFVLLETDSPYNYGAYQNDEYQALIDESKTTYANDSKVRYANFLEAEKILMDTAAFQPLYQRTTNYLQRPTVQGLESHLLGSDFTFRNGTITE; this comes from the coding sequence ATGAAGAAATGGACATTGGGGATAAGCATTGTATTGGCAACAGGATTATTGATTGGATGTGGTACACAAGCAGAAGGAAATAACGGCTCAGATACTTCAGCAACCACACAAACTGTACAAGAAACAGGCGTTGGCGTGAGTGCTGAAATCACGACATTAGATACCACTCAGGCTACTGATCGCAATACCTTCACCGTTATCGAGCAAATATTTGAAGGATTGTACCGTTTCAATGCTGAAGATGAGCTTGAACTAGCTCTTGCAGCAGAACCGGCCATTATCAGTGAGGATGGCTTAACTTATACATTTAAGTTAAGAGAAGATGCAAAATGGTCTAATGGCACACCTGTAACTGCAAATGATTTTGTTTACGCCTGGGGGAAAATGGTAAATCCAGAATCATTGTCACCGAACGCTTACTTATTTGAAAATATCAAAAATGGTTCTGAAATTGTTAAGGGAGAAAAAGAACTGAGTGAATTTGGCGTTTCAGCAGTGTCAGACTATGAATTAAAAGTGGAATTAGAAGTTCCCAGACCTAATTTTTTGAGCCTATTAGCAATCGGGTGGTTCTTCCCACAAAATGAGGAGTTTGTGGAATCGCAAGGTGACAATTACGGACAAGATACGGATGCTATCATTTATAATGGACCGTTTACGTTAGTTGATTGGAAAGATGGCGCTACTAGCTGGGCTTACGAAAGAAACGAATCCTATTATGACAAAGATCAAATTGCTTTGGACAGAGTGAATGTTACAGTGGTTAAAGAAGTATCTACCGGATTGAACCTCTATGAAACCGGTGAGTTGGATGTTGTTACATTAACAGGAGATTACGCAAAACAATTTGAGAATGACGAAAATCTTGTCCGTAAACAAGAATTGGCTCTACAGTACTTAACTTACAATGCCGCAGAAAATAGTCCATTAAACAATGAACATTTAAGAAAAGCAATTGCTTTATCTATTGATAGAAAAGAATTGACGGAAAATGTGCTTGAAGATGGATCAGAACCTCTAGGAGGTTTAATACCACAAAAATTACTAACCAATCCTGAGACCAATGAAGATTTCCGTACAGACAATGGCTCTTTTAATGATTACGATGCTGAAAAAGCTAAAGCAGAATGGGCTCTGGCACAAGATAAATTAGGTAATATAGTAGAACTTGAATTATTGACAAACGATGATGCAACTTCTAAGAAAGTTGGTACCTATATCCAAAGTGAAGTTCAAGAACATCTCCCAGGGGTAACAGTCACCATTAGGAGTGTACCAAGTAACGTTGCCAAAACAGAACGAACTTCTGGCAATTATGACTTTTCAATAGCCGGATGGATAGCTGGTGATTTAGATCCAACAGGTTTCTTTGTTTTATTGGAAACAGATAGTCCTTATAACTATGGTGCTTATCAAAATGATGAATACCAAGCTTTAATAGATGAAAGTAAGACAACGTATGCTAATGATTCTAAAGTAAGATACGCCAATTTTTTGGAAGCAGAAAAAATTCTGATGGATACTGCTGCTTTCCAACCATTGTATCAACGTACAACGAACTACTTGCAACGCCCTACAGTCCAAGGATTGGAAAGTCATCTATTGGGATCTGACTTTACCTTCAGAAATGGCACGATTACAGAGTAA
- a CDS encoding mannose/fructose/sorbose PTS transporter subunit IIA, producing the protein MVGIILASHGEFAEGILQSGAMIFGEQENVKAITLMPSEGPEDIKAKMKTAIASFDDQDEVLFLVDLWGGTPFNQANTLFEEHKEKWAIVSGLNLPMVIEAYASRLSMNSAQEIAAHIIETAKEGVRIRPEELEPVSTTAVATGEPVQGSIPPGTVVGDGKIKLGLVRVDSRLLHGQVATAWTKSVLPNRIIIVSDVVAKDELRKKLIEQAAPPGVKANVVPISKMIEIAKDPRFGGTKALLLFENPRDVVRVMDGGVDIKEVNVGSMAHSVGKVVVSKVLSMGQDDVEAFEEMKEKGVKFDVRKVPNDSSGNMNEILKKAKNELARA; encoded by the coding sequence ATGGTAGGAATTATACTAGCAAGCCATGGCGAATTTGCTGAAGGCATCTTGCAATCTGGCGCAATGATTTTTGGAGAACAAGAAAATGTTAAAGCTATTACCTTAATGCCAAGCGAAGGACCAGAAGACATTAAAGCAAAAATGAAAACTGCAATCGCTTCGTTTGACGATCAAGATGAAGTATTGTTCTTAGTTGATTTATGGGGTGGAACTCCATTTAATCAAGCAAACACTTTGTTTGAAGAACATAAAGAGAAGTGGGCAATCGTTTCTGGGTTAAATTTACCAATGGTAATTGAAGCTTACGCATCTCGTCTTTCAATGAATTCAGCTCAAGAAATTGCAGCTCATATCATTGAAACAGCAAAAGAGGGCGTTAGAATCAGACCTGAAGAGTTGGAACCTGTATCAACAACTGCAGTTGCAACTGGTGAACCAGTACAAGGTTCGATCCCACCAGGAACAGTAGTTGGCGATGGCAAAATCAAATTAGGTCTAGTACGTGTAGACTCTCGTTTATTACATGGTCAAGTAGCTACAGCATGGACAAAATCTGTGTTACCAAACCGTATTATCATCGTTTCAGACGTTGTTGCTAAAGATGAGCTTCGTAAGAAATTGATCGAACAAGCAGCACCACCTGGAGTTAAAGCTAACGTTGTTCCAATCAGTAAAATGATTGAAATTGCTAAAGACCCTCGTTTTGGAGGCACAAAAGCATTATTATTATTTGAAAACCCTAGAGATGTTGTTAGAGTTATGGACGGCGGCGTAGACATTAAAGAAGTTAACGTTGGTTCTATGGCGCATTCAGTAGGTAAAGTGGTTGTAAGTAAAGTTCTTTCAATGGGACAAGATGATGTTGAAGCTTTTGAAGAAATGAAAGAAAAAGGCGTTAAATTTGATGTACGTAAAGTACCAAATGATTCAAGTGGCAATATGAACGAGATTCTTAAAAAAGCAAAAAATGAATTAGCACGCGCATAA
- a CDS encoding PTS mannose/fructose/sorbose transporter subunit IIC — protein MSIISIILVILVAFLAGIEGILDEFQFHQPLVACTLIGLVTGNLTACIILGGTLQMIALGWANIGAAVAPDAALASVASAIILVLGGQGAAGVPAAIAVAVPLAVAGLFLTMVVRTLAVPIVHLMDSAAEDGNFRKIEMLHIGAVCMQGVRIAIPAAALLFIPAQTVQSFLESMPAWLTDGMAIGGGMVVAVGYALVINMMATKEVWPFFIIGFVVAAISQLTLIALGALGVALALIYLNLSKMGGSSNGGGSNSGDPLGDILNDY, from the coding sequence ATGTCTATAATATCAATTATTCTAGTAATTCTTGTTGCATTTCTAGCCGGTATCGAAGGAATCTTAGACGAATTCCAATTTCATCAACCATTAGTGGCATGTACATTAATCGGTTTAGTAACAGGTAATTTAACAGCATGTATCATTCTTGGCGGAACACTTCAAATGATCGCTCTTGGTTGGGCAAACATTGGAGCAGCCGTAGCACCAGATGCTGCATTAGCATCAGTTGCATCAGCAATTATTTTAGTATTAGGTGGACAAGGAGCAGCTGGAGTTCCAGCAGCGATCGCAGTTGCGGTTCCACTTGCAGTAGCAGGACTTTTCTTAACAATGGTTGTTCGTACATTAGCTGTACCTATCGTACATTTAATGGACAGCGCAGCTGAAGATGGTAATTTCAGAAAAATCGAAATGTTACACATTGGTGCAGTATGTATGCAAGGAGTTCGTATTGCAATTCCAGCAGCAGCTCTTTTATTCATCCCAGCACAAACGGTTCAATCATTCTTAGAATCTATGCCAGCTTGGTTAACTGACGGTATGGCAATCGGTGGTGGAATGGTCGTTGCGGTTGGTTATGCATTAGTTATCAACATGATGGCGACAAAAGAAGTATGGCCGTTCTTCATTATCGGTTTCGTAGTAGCAGCAATTTCTCAATTAACTCTTATTGCTCTTGGAGCATTAGGCGTAGCTTTAGCTCTTATTTACTTGAACCTTTCTAAAATGGGTGGTTCTTCAAATGGTGGCGGAAGTAACTCTGGTGACCCGCTTGGCGATATCTTAAACGATTATTAA
- a CDS encoding PTS system mannose/fructose/sorbose family transporter subunit IID yields MAEKIQLTKKDRLAVAWRSTFIQGSWNYERMQNGGWAYAMIPAIKKLYTTKEERSLALKRHLEFFNTHPYIASPILGVTLALEEERANGAPVDDVAIQGVKVGMMGPLAGVGDPVFWFTVRPMLGALGASLAMGGSILGPIIFFVAWNLIRWGFMWYTQEFGYKAGSKITEDLSGGLLQDITKGASILGMFVLAALVQRWVSISFQPVVSRVQLDEGAYIKWDELPNGGEGIRQAFEQVNSGLALSPTKVTTLQNNLDQLIPGLAALALTMFCMWLLKKKVSPIVIILGLFVVGIGGHLIGLL; encoded by the coding sequence ATGGCAGAAAAAATTCAGTTAACTAAAAAAGATCGCTTAGCCGTAGCATGGCGCTCTACGTTCATTCAAGGTTCTTGGAACTACGAACGTATGCAAAATGGTGGTTGGGCTTATGCAATGATTCCAGCAATTAAAAAATTATACACTACTAAAGAGGAACGCTCATTAGCGTTAAAACGTCATTTAGAATTCTTTAATACTCACCCATACATTGCTTCACCAATTCTTGGAGTTACTTTAGCTCTTGAAGAAGAACGTGCAAACGGAGCTCCAGTTGATGATGTAGCAATTCAAGGAGTAAAGGTTGGTATGATGGGTCCTTTGGCCGGTGTTGGTGACCCTGTGTTCTGGTTTACTGTACGTCCGATGTTAGGTGCTCTTGGAGCATCATTAGCAATGGGTGGAAGTATCCTTGGACCAATCATTTTCTTCGTAGCTTGGAACTTAATTCGTTGGGGATTCATGTGGTATACACAAGAATTCGGTTATAAAGCCGGTTCTAAAATCACAGAAGACCTTTCAGGTGGGTTATTACAAGATATTACAAAAGGTGCATCAATTCTAGGTATGTTCGTACTGGCTGCTTTAGTACAGCGGTGGGTATCAATTAGTTTCCAACCGGTTGTTTCCAGAGTTCAATTAGATGAAGGAGCATACATCAAATGGGATGAACTTCCTAATGGTGGAGAAGGAATTCGTCAAGCCTTTGAACAAGTCAACTCAGGATTGGCGCTTTCACCTACAAAAGTAACAACTTTACAAAACAACTTGGATCAATTGATTCCAGGGTTAGCTGCATTGGCTTTAACAATGTTCTGTATGTGGTTGCTTAAGAAAAAAGTTAGTCCAATCGTTATTATTCTTGGCTTATTCGTAGTCGGAATCGGTGGACATTTAATCGGACTTTTATAA